A segment of the Trifolium pratense cultivar HEN17-A07 linkage group LG7, ARS_RC_1.1, whole genome shotgun sequence genome:
CAGGTGATAGAATAACAGCACTTCACCAGCTAGCTAGTTTCCCCATTTGGAAGGGTAATTGTGAAACTAATTAATCACTccattattatcattattttacACAATTAAGCACAATTCAATATCATAAACCATTGTTTGTGTTAATTTGGTTTTCAAAGTAGCCTTTCATGATTCAAGTTATGTCAGTCTATCTCTTTTGTCGTTAattagaatttcacttttatcGATATTGGAAACTTCGtacctgataaaaaaaaatcacttttcacattaaaaaaagaaagatgagaGCTTTGATGTGTTGTGAATTGTGTACTGATATGTGGTTCACTTTTGCAGACTGACACGGCTTCTGTATTGTCTGAAACCATTggatacatcaagtttcttcaTGGTCAAATTGAGGTCATGtttcttatttattaatttattttgttggacTGTATGTGCTAGTAGAACTATAGAATATAGTATTATTGAATAtactttcttctttttattccCATCTAGCTGTTGGATGACACTGGCCTAAAAAGAAAGGGTGCTCCAATTCCAAACCAGGtattcttttctaatttcaCTTATATATGAAGTCAAATTTCATAGAGAAGTGAAATTAGAAATTTCACATAGAAGTATAATTATTTGTAAtgatatcaattaaattaattgattaatcattttttgaaaataataatcaGACTGCAAAAGCGAATAAGGGAAAGAACTTGAGGACTAGAGGGTTGTGCTTAGTCCCTATGTCAAGCCTTTGTCCTGCACACAACATGTTGGAAGCACAAATGGAGCTGAATATTTGCAGGGAGGCGTGGAAATGAGTTGAAGCGAGTTAGGTTTTGCACGACTCAAGTTTGACCTGGTAAATAAAGGCATATGTCTTTGCCGTTACCTATTAAAGGCTTGTAATAAGTGGTGTAAATATATTAACGAACTAATAGAGTGTTGTAAATAAGTGGcgtaaataagttttttgtaaTTATTAATCAAGAGTCTATTTGAGCAAATTAATGCTTGTCCTATTTTCATAACGTTGAAATACAATCAGAAAtatt
Coding sequences within it:
- the LOC123896727 gene encoding transcription factor bHLH113-like; the encoded protein is MNQTDTASVLSETIGYIKFLHGQIELLDDTGLKRKGAPIPNQTAKANKGKNLRTRGLCLVPMSSLCPAHNMLEAQMELNICREAWK